GAGCAGTTGCGAGAAAGCACGACAACACGAGGACGGCGGGGAACCCAGGACGGCGAAACaaatgaggaagaaggtggaaaagcgggagaagcaattgaaaacggaaactgcctcggcgaagccgcgcacgaaaaaggagacaagacagacGAACGCCACGGCAAATCGGAAGGTGaccgaagaggagaagccgaTGCAGTGCCCGTATATAAAACAGGCCAGCTCGACTTCGTTGACAACCTAGAAAAAAGATATCCCTTTAGAAACGCTTTGATCTTTCAGAGAATCCTAGCGCAGGAACCGCTGCGTACTCGTCAACACCGCGCTGTCGCGACTTTCCATGCTGCGTTTgtctttctgcatgcattcgcgcgctctcgccaGCCCTTtatctctctcccttcaaGAAGAAAGGATGTAATCTTCTTCAAACTTTTCTAcacctttctccccttctccccccatcgaagaaggaagggTTTTTTCGGCAattgctttcttcctcggttTCGTATCAattctcgtttttcttcctgcgtTGTCTCCCGGGAGAGGGACTGAGGACCTGGCGAGACACCGCGCGAGCCCCGCCCTTGattttctgcatgcgtgaaAAGAAGATTTAACACATCAAATCCCAACTGTGtgctttctctgcatgtggAGTCTCCTGGGAAAATAAGAAAAATTTTTGAACCGAAGCACCCTGCCACAGTTCGTTGCCGTCACGTTTTCCTCATGATTCGAGTCTCAAAAAATATTAGGGAGCGACAAAACAGTGtaaagaggggagacggaTGTGGTCTTTCACCTGTTGCCAAACTCACACATTTCGGCGAATAAGCACTGGCATGCGCACTCGGAgtcaccttctctctctttctctccgtctctgtctcctccctctctttctctccgtctctctctcctccctctctttctctccgtctctgtctccttctgtcGCCATGAGGTTTTccgctgttcctctctcttcagaaTTTCTGTCACTGCCTGTTCCTCATTTCTGCTCGATAGAAGAGCCGGGCTCTACCGAccttgcctcttcttcgtcggcgcAGGTTTGACTCGAACGCCGTTTCCTACACTCCGTCCTACGTCGGCGCCTGATCTGCATCTGTAAATGCTTGTGTACTGGATGGCACCTGCCCTGAATCACCGAAAGAATGAAATTCGAAAATGTATGATTCTTTTTTCGATGTGGAACTGAAAACGTAAACCATCGGGGcagcctctgcatgcgcctcgacGCAAGCTCCCCTCTCATCTGTCTTGCAGCCCACGCACTCGACATGGActccttctcgcgttcccttCCTCCACGCGGCGCTGTGGAGCTCCCTCTCCTCACAGTTTGGTCGTCGTGTTCCAACTTTGGATTCAAACGGTCCTGGGAAAGCCGAGCAAACACGGGTCCTCTTGGCAAGACTACGCGGCACAAGGCAAGAATTCGGTCTCCACCAAAAGGAGAAGGTCGGCCCCGCGCTTcgggtgtacggacacccCCGGTCGCGGGTGGACGGACACCTGGGCTGCGCTGCGGCGTCGTCTCAGATGTTTTGAcaagaaaagacaagagggGCCAAATGCGGTGTTCACTCTCACCGTTCCGTTCTCCAAGGAAGGCCAatcgccttcgttttcccttgtCGTTTCTTGAAACTGTCGCGCGCGCTTCACCCGAAGAAAACTGGAGGGGGATCGGTGATGCGAATGGGCCGTGTCGCTTCTTTCATGTTTCCCGTTGCTTGCTCACTGTCCATTCCCGTTCAGAGTCCCCGTGGAacccttcgtctcttctcccgtctccacTCTCCTCTTGGTCTCGTCCGCGCCTTTATTCccctgcttccttctcgctttcgtcctTTGCTCCTGCCAcctttttgccttctcgtccttcttgtTTCccacctttctcttcgccttcttgtcCCTCCCATTCGGCTCTTtacgcttcttcccctcgcagTTCTGCGTCcactcttccgccttcttcgtctcctaGCGCTCCTTCCTGGTCTCTCTCAGCTTCTGTCTGCGTTTCGCGCTCGTTGCTTTGCCGCGCTTCTCCGTTCCCCCTGCCAAGGCGCTCTGTTGCTCCCCACAAACGCCCGCCATGCCTCGACCTTCCGCACGGCCCCGCgtgtcgcttcctctcgacaCCTGggcaggcgcatgcagttcgcgCCAGCCTCACTGAGAAGGCCCAGAGGCAAGCCGAGGGCGGGGACCTTTTGCGAGCAAACTCCGGGGCGCTGTCGGCTCgggggcggcgagagaatTTCCAGGCTCTGCGGTCGACCATGAGCAAGCGAACAAAGAGCCGCGTGAGACTGCAGGCCGCcgaagaaggagcagaacCTCTGTCGCCGCACGAaacgccggcgtctcctctcagCTCTTCAGCTTGGCCGAGCGGCGCCGCGCAGAACGCACGCCGCCTGCGAGCTCCGCCACCCCAGTCGGGAGGCGAGACTTCTTCGTTTGGAGGTTTTGGCGGAAGgccagaagaaggagagagcgagaggcagaagcgaacCGCAAAGTCCGTTTTCCACGTCGAACTGCCTGACGAGCAGCGCTCGCCCGTTCTCCAGGCTGCGTCTTCGGTCTCCGCCCAGGTTCGGCTTATACACGAGCAACGAGCGCAAGTCAAGCGTTTGAAGAAGCGGCAAGtggcgccgctgcctcgaAAGCACTGGCTGTACATGCAGGCGAAGCGCCTCGAAGAAATGGATGCTCTCACAGCTCCTGCCTCTTTGCGGGCTCGCGagtctcgcctgtctcctccctcgccaAGAGGCGCGGAGGGCCTTgccgaagagagcgaagacggagggagagagtgtTCGATCTTTGCCGAGGACGGCGGAGACGTTGAGCAGCACATTCGAGCgtggcgaagacggaaaggccTCCCCGAGGAcgccgaagaggaaagcaacaaggagcgacggcgccgactgcgagaggagaagcggcgagatATGAAGAGGAAAGTGCGATGGGAATTGCAgtcgccttccgcttcaACTCCTGCCGCGAACGGCCTCAGCAGCCTAGGTGGGGCGTCGACTCCGGAAGGTCCCGCCTTCGAAGCCTTGGCTTCTTCTCACGCCGCCAGCTGCAACCATGTGCTTCAGCTGGAGGATTTCGCGCGTGCATCGACTCCCAGTTCGtcggcttcgccctcgctggATCCGTCGTGTCCTTGCCCATCGTCGTCGACTGGCTCCTCTGCGGAGAACACCCTGTGCTTCACCTGGGACTGGCAGGAGGGGCAAGCGGCCtctggcgagaagacagagacaggacaagatcccgcgcgcgagagcgctccaagaggacggcgaggccggagagaaaggagggcgGAGATCCTCGCGAACCGGCAAGCAGCCTCCTTGGGCGCTCCCCCGCACTGGCTAGCCAAAAACAAGGTCGAGCCTCACCGCTTCATGCAGCAACTCGCCTTGACGGAGTGTGCCGAGCCTCGGCCCTCCCcggagtgcatgcagtcgcgcTCATCGGGCCTGGAACCCATCCAGGAGGGCCGCCGCAgtggaggcgccggagacgaagaccACGGCGAAGAGGGGAGCTCGTGGATTCCCAGTGTCCTCTCCACTGACGCGCCGAAGCGGGTCAGGCAAATGATCGACAGGACGGCGGACCGGTCGGagagtggagacgcgaacaCGGAGACCATAATCGGAGAAAGCCACACATCTGAGGCGACGCCCGAGGCCTTTGCCGAGCCGGTGGTGGAGTCCAACCTCCACGGCAAGCctgcctgtccttctccttcctctacctcctctccttctgggtttcctgtttctcccgATCTTCCGCCCGCGAAAACGGAGCCTGAGAGCAGCCTCATTACTGTCGCCTCCAGGCCTGCTTCcgtggcctctctccctgcggcGCTCGGCTCACGTTCAGACCGtgcggcgtcctcgccggaACGTTTTTCCGAGGGTCTTTTGGACTCTGGCGCGAGTCTGGTGAGACATCTGAAGCGGCGCGCGTTGCAATACGAGGCGACGGGCGTGGATCCTTCGCTGCTGGACGCCTGGTCGTCCGCTGTGGGATACTTCCCTGGGATCGAGCGTCACCAGAGAGCGCAGGAGATGCGCGCGCTGGCGAAGATGACCTTTCAGAGCCTCCTGGACTCTGGTCGGGGCTCTGTGAAGAACTTCAATGCCTTGATCAAGGCGAAAATCTTCTTCGATGACATGGAGTCTGCCCTCGAAATCCTCGAGAAGATGACTCGCCACAGCTTCCCGCCCGACGAAGAGTCCTTTGTCCATTTAATTGGCGGCGCAGCTCGCAAGGGCGACAGCGCCAGAGCCCGCATGCTCTTTCTCAAAATGCGCTCCACcctgtcctcgccgccttctgcgcgcGTCTACGCCGCACTCATTCAAGCGCACGTGGCCGCCGGAGACTTGGCCTCagccttcgctctcctcaGGAAGATGGAAGACGAGCACATCCCTGCAGACTGCGTCGTGTACACCGTCTTGATCGACGGCCTTGTGCGCGCCAAGAAGGTCCGGAAAGCCTGGAGAACGTTTTGGAACATGAGGACGTGGAAAGGCCTCGAACCCGACGAGGTGCTCTTCACCGTGATGATCAAGGCTTGTGCGGtcagaggcgaagcggaacgCGCCATCAACCTCCTCGACGACTTACGCGCGTCGGGCCTCCACCCCACAGACGTCACCTACTCCGAACTCATGCACGCTTGCTGCGACCGCAAAGACTTCGCCTCCAAGTGCTTCCACTTCTACCACCAAATGCTTGCCGAAGATATGCCTATCACCGTGCCCGTCTACACCTTTCTCCTCAGGGTGGGTAACGCCCACAATCCAGAGCATACATATACagtatacatacatgtatatatatatatatatatatatatatctgtaggGGTGTATGCTTGTAGAGATGTGGATGTTCAGCCAGGCGTACAGGTATAGAGGTGTTTGGATAGGTGAAGGGTGGCTGTATATGGGAGATGGTGTGCGAGGATGATGTAGGCGTAAGCGTATGCGCGGCAAACGCGTGGAGGGTTCTGTGTGACGAAACCGGTATAGACGGACGTGCGCAGTGGTTCAGTTCTCGCTGTACATGCGAGGCCCTACTACCCCTGGCAAGACGCGCAGGagtctcgcctgcctctcgtgCTCTATGTCTTCTCCGGTGGCGCGTACGGGCTGCTCTCTTTGCCAGTGTTAACGCTCCGGTTCTCCCATCTCCAGCACTCACCCCTCCTCTGTGCGCAAACGTGAGGCGAGCCGTTTGTTTTTCGGCGCCCCCGTTCAGCCCTCTCGCCCTGTCCAGCGCACGGGAATCGGATTTCGTAATGGCCCTTGCCTCCGTTTCACCTTCGGTTTCCAACTTTTCCCCTCCGTTTTCGGTGCTTCTTCGCGGGACTCCCGAATCGCCACGCTTTCggtctcctcggcgtcggTCACTTATCCGGTTCCAGGCCAGCGGCAACCCCCTTGCATCTAGAGGCTGTGCGCAGCCAACTCGCGTTTTTTgcttctcccgtttcttgcAGATAAACTGACCAAGTCTCCTGTCACCCTCCCTTTGCTgtcatttctctctctcctcatcCCAAGCGGTgccagtgtctctctctgtctccattctctctcttgtctctcacCATGTGTCTCTATTGACTACTCtgtctccactttctctgctttgcaGGCGTGCGCCGCTCAAGGGAATGTGAAGCGAGCGAAGGATGTGGTGCGTCAGATGATTCGGGAAAATGTGCCTTTTTCGCCGTACCTTTACACCCTGGTgattcgcgtcttcgcctcggcgaTGCGCCTCCCGCGGGTAAGCGATGCGGAGCGAATCGCCAACCTTCGTTACGCCTGGCATCTCGTCCAGGACATGCGGATGAAAGGCGTCGAGATTGA
This region of Neospora caninum Liverpool complete genome, chromosome VI genomic DNA includes:
- a CDS encoding putative PPR repeat-containing protein, translated to MSKRTKSRVRLQAAEEGAEPLSPHETPASPLSSSAWPSGAAQNARRLRAPPPQSGGETSSFGGFGGRPEEGESERQKRTAKSVFHVELPDEQRSPVLQAASSVSAQVRLIHEQRAQVKRLKKRQVAPLPRKHWLYMQAKRLEEMDALTAPASLRARESRLSPPSPRGAEGLAEESEDGGRECSIFAEDGGDVEQHIRAWRRRKGLPEDAEEESNKERRRRLREEKRRDMKRKVRWELQSPSASTPAANGLSSLGGASTPEGPAFEALASSHAASCNHVLQLEDFARASTPSSSASPSLDPSCPCPSSSTGSSAENTLCFTWDWQEGQAASGEKTETGQDPARESAPRGRRGRRERRAEILANRQAASLGAPPHWLAKNKVEPHRFMQQLALTECAEPRPSPECMQSRSSGLEPIQEGRRSGGAGDEDHGEEGSSWIPSVLSTDAPKRVRQMIDRTADRSESGDANTETIIGESHTSEATPEAFAEPVVESNLHGKPACPSPSSTSSPSGFPVSPDLPPAKTEPESSLITVASRPASVASLPAALGSRSDRAASSPERFSEGLLDSGASLVRHLKRRALQYEATGVDPSLLDAWSSAVGYFPGIERHQRAQEMRALAKMTFQSLLDSGRGSVKNFNALIKAKIFFDDMESALEILEKMTRHSFPPDEESFVHLIGGAARKGDSARARMLFLKMRSTLSSPPSARVYAALIQAHVAAGDLASAFALLRKMEDEHIPADCVVYTVLIDGLVRAKKVRKAWRTFWNMRTWKGLEPDEVLFTVMIKACAVRGEAERAINLLDDLRASGLHPTDVTYSELMHACCDRKDFASKCFHFYHQMLAEDMPITVPVYTFLLRACAAQGNVKRAKDVVRQMIRENVPFSPYLYTLVIRVFASAMRLPRVSDAERIANLRYAWHLVQDMRMKGVEIETKTLNALLEVYIAGGFSQYAVDMLKQYHVLGCEPDIYTYKALLTMFAKDLKDVGRFFALWDFMRRHTSLSPPPALLHLALSTAMDSQSASRTVKVLQEMYALKVFPTPQLTDRLARVGREITAIHEMIGLFVKLQKQDVFDRNRKEQQLLQTQIDEHELKVFAERGVPLKGDRTPEQEVRKDFFDKQDKLKKAKYGGNRRPWMPLGDFLQSKQKGGEAYAKRHDRPRPPPEVEG